In a genomic window of Phyllostomus discolor isolate MPI-MPIP mPhyDis1 chromosome 5, mPhyDis1.pri.v3, whole genome shotgun sequence:
- the LOC118500959 gene encoding AF4/FMR2 family member 1-like produces the protein MQEEPAGISLPNAPVSPAPRRARPELFVNYISGAFIAPAPPTTEKPPPPPQTASCAPRAPFARRPRRNCSAGPEFSGSPIRDSTPEKGGERPVREVHGRQAVKTNQEVLERRDLNLGCPYTSDLRRPGLSPYHVLGAEAERKNRQKTEGDGQAGVRGSRHSLPPVAQGTMMRVQKWGPLSRQRRQTSRRPEVPARRKARTPPHFLPLPPEQQAARVAMKSLVLPALASGLQPAEGAGELAGWLFGATGVEELGQGCGF, from the exons ATGCAG GAGGAGCCGGCTGGAATTAGCCTGCCTAATGCGCCTGTCAGTCCGGCGCCGCGCCGCGCTCGGCCCGAGCTGTTTGTAAATTACATTAGCGGCGCCTTTATTGCGCCCGCACCGCCGACGACTGAAAagccgccgcccccaccccaaactGCGAGCTGCGCGCCCCGCGCACCCTTCGCCCGCCGGCCTCGCCGCAATTGCAGCGCTGGCCCGGAGTTCTCAGGCTCTCCAATCCGGGATTCGACGCCTGAGAAGGGCGGCGAGCGCCCAGTCCGGGAGGTGCACGGCCGCCAAGCGGTCAAG ACAAACCAGGAGGTCCTCGAGCGCAGGGACCTTAACCTGGGATGTCCGTACACCTCAGACCTGCGCAGGCCAG gactGAGCCCCTATCATGTTTTGGGCGcagaagcagagaggaagaaCAGACAGAAGACGGAGGGCGATGGGCAGGCAGGGGTGAGAGGAAGCAGACACTCCCTCCCACCAGTAGCACAGGGGACCATGATGAGG GTGCAGAAGTGGGGACCGCTCTCCCGGCAAAGGAGACAGACAAGCAGGAGGCCAGAAGTGCCGGCCCGGAGGAAAGCCAGAACACCCCCACATTTCCTCCCTCTGCCGCCTGAGCAGCAAGCTGCTAGGGTCGCGATGAAATCTTTGGTCCTTCCTGCGCTTGCGTCAGGTCTGCAGCCTGCAGAAGGCGCTGGTGAGCTTGCGGGGTGGCTGTTTGGGGCCACAGGGGTGGAGGAGTTGGGACAAGGCTGTGGCTTCTGA
- the LBX1 gene encoding transcription factor LBX1 encodes MTSKEDGKAAPGEERRRSPLDHLPPPANSNKPLTPFSIEDILNKPSVRRSYSLCGAAHLLAAADKHTPGGLPLAGRALLSQTSPLCALEELASKTFKGLEVSVLQAAEGRDGMTIFGQRQTPKKRRKSRTAFTNHQIYELEKRFLYQKYLSPADRDQIAQQLGLTNAQVITWFQNRRAKLKRDLEEMKADVESAKKLGPGGQMDIVALAELEQNSEAAGAGGGGCGRAKSRPGSPALPPGVPQAPGAGPLQLSPASPLTDQPASSQDCSEDEEDEEIDVDD; translated from the exons ATGACTTCCAAGGAGGACGGCAAGGCGGCGCCGGGGGAGGAGCGGCGGCGCAGCCCGCTGGACCACCTGCCGCCGCCCGCCAACTCCAACAAGCCCCTGACGCCGTTCAGCATAGAGGACATCCTCAATAAGCCGTCTGTGCGGAGAAGTTACTCGCTGTGCGGGGCGGCGCACCTGCTGGCGGCTGCGGACAAGCACACGCCGGGCGGCTTGCCCCTGGCGGGGCGCGCACTGCTCTCCCAGACCTCGCCGCTGTGCGCACTGGAGGAGCTCGCCAGCAAGACCTTTAAGGGGCTGGAGGTCAGCGTCCTGCAGGCAGCCGAAG GCCGAGACGGGATGACCATCTTTGGGCAACGGCAGACCCCCAAGAAGCGGCGAAAGTCTCGCACGGCCTTCACCAACCACCAGATCTACGAGTTGGAGAAGCGATTCCTCTACCAGAAGTACCTGTCCCCTGCCGACCGAGACCAAATCGCGCAGCAGTTGGGCCTCACCAACGCTCAGGTCATCACCTGGTTTCAGAATCGGCGCGCCAAGCTCAAGCGGGACCTGGAGGAGATGAAGGCCGACGTGGAGTCCGCCAAGAAACTGGGCCCCGGTGGTCAGATGGACATCGTGGCGCTGGCCGAACTGGAGCAGAACTCGGAGGCTGCCGGCGCTGGTGGCGGCGGCTGCGGCAGGGCCAAGTCGAGGCCTGGCTCTCCAGCACTCCCTCCAGGCGTTCCGCAGGCCCCGGGCGCCGGGCCCCTGCAGCTCTCGCCCGCCTCCCCACTCACGGAccagccagccagcagccagGACTGCTCGGAGGACGAGGAAGACGAAGAGATCGACGTGGACGATTGA